GCACTGCGTTGTCTGCCATAACCATAATTTCCCCTTCCACCATATCCATAGCCGCTATTACCGTAACCATATTGCGCGTAAATTTCAGAACTTCCTAATAAAATTATCAGAAGCATAAAAAATTTAACGCCACTGAATTTGATTTTTTTCTTCATATTCTTTGATTAGATAATTATAGTTTGGTTTAATTAAGAATGGTTAATTCTTTGTTAATACATTGCATCAATATGTTAACCTAATTTATAAAATTGATTTTATGTTAGATGCTGGCCTGCCAATAACTGCACTTTTTCCATTTATAATTATAGGTCTTTCTATTAATTTCGGGTAGGTAATCATTGCATCTAACAACTCCTCATCTGATAATGATAAGTTTTTAAACTTTTCTTTCCAAATTGCTTCAGTTTTACGAACAAGATTAATAGGTTTAATTCCTAGACAACTAATTATATTTCTTAACTCATCCTTTGTTGGTATGTCTTCTAAATACTTTACTATCTCAAATTTCTTGCCAGAATTTTCTAGTACACTAAGACCTTCCCTAGATTTACTACATCTAGAATTATGGTAAATTTTAATCATAATAATTTAAATAATTAGTTTTTCTTATTCTAAATGAAGAATAAGAAAAACTAAGGTTAATCTTCTTCTTTTTGTCCCATCATCATAAGGAACGCTTTTAGAAATTGGTCTATATCACCATCCATTACATTGTCAACATTGCCCGTTTCTTCACCAGTTCTTACATCTTTTACTAATTTGTATGGATGCATAACATAGTTTCTTATTTGTGAACCCCATTCTATCTTCATTTTTGAAGATTCAATTTCTTGTCTCGCTTCCATTTTTTTTCGCAGCTCAATTTCATATAATTGAGATTTCAGCATTTTCATTGCTGTTGCCCTATTGTCATGCTGACTTCTACTGTCTGAACAAGAAATTTGAATTCCAGTAGGATGGTGGGTCAATTGAACTTTTGTTTCTACCTTATTTACATTTTGACCTCCAGCTCCACTAGATCTAGCAGTAGTTATTGTAATATCTGCAGGGTTGACATCTACTTCTATACTATCATCCACTAACGGATATACATAAACTGAAACAAACGAGGTGTGCCTTTTGGCATTGCTGTCGAACGGGGAAATACGGACTAATCGATGTACGCCATTTTCTCCTTTTAACCAGCCAAAGGCAAATTCACCATCAATTTCTAATGTTACGGTTTTAATGCCTGCAACGTCTCCTTCTTGATAGTTAAGTTCTTTTATTTTATAACCGTTCTTTTCTGCCCACATCATATACATGCGCATGAGCATAGCAGCCCAATCACAACTTTCGGTGCCGCCGGCTCCTGCAGTAATTTGCAGTACTGCCGGTAGTTCATCTCCTTCTTCGGAAAGCATATTTTTAAACTCCATCTTTTCTAGAGTAATTAATGCTTTCTTATAGTGTAGTTCAACCTCTTCTTCAGAAACTTCCCCTTCTTGTTGAAATTCTATCAAAACCTCTAATTCTGAAACCAGCATTTGCGCATTATTATAATCATCTACCCATTGCTTTTTAGATTGGATAAATTTCATATGTGCCTGTGCTTCTTGGGGATTGTTCCAAAAATCAGGTGCCAAGGTTTTTTCTTGCTCGTTTTCTATTTCTATTAATTTCGCATCGATGTCAAAGATACCTCCTTAACGCACCAAGGCGATCTATAAGACCTTTGTAATGGTCCATACTTACGTTCATACAATTCTTTATTTTAGGTAAAAATAATACTCTTTTAAATAATTATGGAAGATTATTTAAGTAATACCTATTGTTAACTTTGAACTAAAACGGTATCTGAAGGTACATTAGATCCATTTGAATGAATTACACTTCGTAAAGGGTAACGATCATTATAATCCTTTCCGTGACAAAACTAAATATAGTTGGTATGTACTAAAATATTAGTGGAGGGGTTAAAACTTTACGGCCTAGTTGTGTACTATGAGTTTGTGCCCAAGAAAACATTTGAGATTCTCTTAAAAGACCATGTTTTTGATTTAAATAACAAGCGACCAAACTTATAGGTCGTCCATTTTGTCTTAGTTAATGCAAATTAAATGCGTTATATTTTTGAAAGCCTTACCTGTTTAGCTGTCCTATTATCAAATATTCTTGAATTTACTTGAGGTAACATCAGTTTTAAATTATTGTAGGTTAAAATCCCTTTATAATGTTTGACATAATTATCAATGTGGCCCGTATTATTGATGTTGATATCTAATAAATTCTTGGTATTTCTTGTTGATTATTTTAATAAAATCATTAAAAATGTATTCAATAAATGTTTTAAAGTCTTGCTTAATTTTTTTAACAAATGTAAATTCATAAACTGCTCTTAGCTTACTATTTTCACTTGTTTATTAACCTAGTCCAAAGAACTCATAATAAACTTTCGCTATTTTTAATTCAATATCAAAAATTCTAAATTAGTTCATCGTATATTTTTTATAAAGCCTGTGTATCCTATCATAGGATTTTGCACATTATAAAAGTGTAATCCATTAAAAATTTTTCTAAACCTATCACCATCCTTTCCTTAAGATAAAATTGGATTCTCAAACTTAGAATTTATCATAAGGTTATTTGTTTACTATTCTTAAGATTTTCTATACTTTTAGGAAAAATAATAGAGAATGAAAAATTATTATGTACTTCTAATTGGTTTGACTTTATTTTCATTAAATATTTTGCAGGCACAGTTTAGCGAGCAGAAAAAGGATTTTAAAAAATACGAAGGATTTTATGATTTCTTTTACGACGAGGCAAAGGATAAAATCTATTTAGAAGTAAATACATTAAATAAAGAATTTTTATACGTATACTCTTTAAGTAGTGGAATTGGTAGTAACGATATTGGTTTAGATCGTGGCCAATTAGGAAACGAACAAGTGGTTTATTTTAAAAAAGCTGGTAACAAGCTTTTGTTGGTTCAGCCTAACTTAAAATATAGAGCAATTACCGATAATGATTTGGAACGGAAATCAGTTGAGCAGGCCTTTGCAAAATCAGTTTTATTTGGGTTTCCAATAGAAGAAGATAAAAATGGAATATATACCATTGATATTACCGATTTTTTAATGCAAGATGCACATGGTGTTGCTGAAAGATTGAAAAAATCGCAGCAGGGTTCCTACAGTTTAGATAAAACAAAAAGTGCTTTTGCCTTAGATAGAACTAAAGCTTTTCCTAAAAATGTGGAATTCGATGTTACCTTGACATTTAAGGGAGAACCAACAGGTAGCTATATTAAAAGCGTTACGCCAAATGCAAGTTTGGTAACTGTTGCAGAGCATCATTCATTTATTGAGTTACCGGACAATAAATATAAGAAGCGAGAATTTGACCCAAGAAGTGGTTCCTACCCTTTCTCTTATTATGATTATGCCACGCCGGTTGAATCACCTATTCTTAAACAATTTATAACAAGACATCGATTAGAAAAAAAGAATCCGACAGCGGAAATAAGTGAAGCTGTAGAACCTATTATTTATTATTTGGATAATGGTACACCAGAACCGGTTAGATCTACTCTTTTGGAAGGAGGACGTTGGTGGAACCAAGCATTTGAAGCAATTGGTTACAAAGATGCTTTTCAATTGGTAATGTTGCCAGATGATGCAGATCCTTTAGATGTACGATATAATGTTATACAATGGGTTCACCGTTCAACAAGAGGGTGGAGCTACGGTAGCAGTATTACCGATCCAAGAACAGGAGAGATTATCAAAGGACACGTAAGTCTTGGAAGCTTACGTATACGACAAGATATTTTGATTGCCCAAGCGTTAATGAACAAACCTTTTGCTGAACGTGATGATAATTATCAACCTATGTTAGAAATGGCAATTGCTCGTATTCGTCAATTATCTGCTCATGAAATAGGACATACTTTGGGTTTTGCGCATAATTACGCAGCGAGTACCACGGATATGGCTTCTGTAATGGACTATCCTCATCCGCAATTTTCAATGGTAGATGGTAAAATTGATTTCTCTAAAGCATATGAAACTGGAATAGGGGATTGGGATAAAGTAACCGTGGCGTATTCTTATCAAGATTTCGCAAAAAATGAAGAAAAAAAAGGGTTGAATGCTATATTGGATAAAGCCAAAGCTGACGGACTTAGATACATTACAGATCAAGATGCACGTCCACAGGGTAGTGCGCATGTATTAGCTCATTTATGGGATAATGGTACTAATGTAAGTAAAGAGTTAGATGAGATGTTGAATATTCGTAAAACGGCAATTAATAATTTTTCAGTAGATAATATACAAGATGGCACTCCATATTCTGTTTTGGAAGATGTATTTGTGCCTCTATACTTCTTTCATAGGTATCAAACAGAAGGTGTCGCTAAAATAATTGGAGGATTAGAGTATAATTATGCGGTTAAGGGTGATGGACAACAAACGGTAGAAATTGCCGATAAAGCTATACAAGAAGAAGCTTTAAAGGCTGTTTTAAAAACCTTAGACGCTAATGAAATTGCAATACCAAAAAATAAATTAAGCTTGTTTCCTCCAAGGGCTTTTGGTACTCCTAGGACAAGAGAGTCTATTAATGGAAAAACTGGTATTTCTTTTGATGCGTTATCAGCTGTCGAAACTGCATCGGATATGACTTTGTTATTTTTATTACATCCTGAGCGTGCCTCTAGACTTATTCAGCAAAAAGCAATTGAAGTAAATAACTTAGGTTTAGATGAGGTTTTGAATGAGTTAATTTCGGCGACAATTCACAAGAAACATAAAGACACGTATCTAAATGAAGCGCAAACAATTATTAACTTTAGAGTTCTGTTTCATATCATGAATTTGGCTGGTCATACAGAAGTTCATCCGCAGGTAAATGCAATTGCTTCTCAGAAATTAAAAGAATTAAGTTTTCAGTTGGTTAAAGATTCTGGCAGCAATGCAATATATGCTGAAATGATTAAAAGGATAAAGGAGTTTAATGAACATCCAGAATTGTTTAAAATAATACCATCGCCGCAAATTCCAGATGGCTCACCAATAGGTATGGGTTGTTTTCATTAATCTAAAATTTACGTAATAGCAATGCAAATTAATCTCATAAGTGACACAGTAACAAAGCCAACTCCAGGTATGTTAGACGCCATGATGTCAGCTGTGGTTGGGGACGATGTTTTTAAAGAAGACCCAACAGTAAATGCTTTAGAAGATAAGGCTGCCAAATTATTTGGAATGGAATCTGCTTTATTTTTTCCTAGCGGAACCATGACAAACCAGACGGCCATTAAATTGCACACACAACCGGGAGAGCAATTGATCTGTGATAAATTCGCACATATTTATAATTATGAAGGTGGTGGTGTTAGTTTTAATAGTGGTGTTTCTTGTAGGCTTGTAGATGGTAATAGAGGAACTATGACTGCAGAGCAAGTAGCTTCTGTTATAAATCCGCCGGATTTTTATCATAGTCCATTAACCTCTTTAGTTTGTATTGAAAATACTGCGAATAAGGGTGGGGGTACGTGTTGGGATTTTAAAGAGCTACAAAAAATTAGAAAAGTTTGTACCGACCATAAATTAGGTTTTCATTTAGATGGTGCTCGTTTGTGGAATGCTATGGTAGAAAAGAACGAAACTGCCCAACAATATGGATGGTTATTTGACACTATAAGCATTTGTTTAAGTAAAGGGCTTGGTTGTCCTGTTGGTTCTTTGTTGTTAGGAACAAAGGAGCAAATGGATAAGGCTATACGAATTCGTAAAATTTTTGGCGGTGGTATGCGACAGTCTGGCTTTTTGGCTGCTGCTGCAATTTATGCACTAGATAATCATATAGATCGTTTGGCTGAAGATCATAAAAAAGCAAAAGAGATAGGTGTAGCATTATCCGCGAAATCCTTTATAAAAAAAGTAGAGCCTATTGAAACCAATATTGTCATTTTTGAAATTGATGAGTCTTTCATGACTAGTGATCAATTCGTAAACACATTAAAGGAAAAAGATATTTTAATAATAGGAATGGGGCAAGGAAAATTAAGAATGGTTACTCATTTGGATTATACAGATAATATGCATGAAGTATTATTGCAACAATTAACATCATTGTAATGCTATTTAATACCTAATTCTATACTATTAGTGATATTTAATATTCCGTTTTCCATACCAGCTTCTGAAGAATAAAGGCCACTAGAGCCTACAATTTCTCCAACGGAGTTTTTTAGTTCTACTAAAAACTTGCCATCAGTATTTGTTTTGCGTTCAAATAATTTTGCCTTAGCACCTTTTAAAGCCTTTATGTCATTAAGTGTATTGTCTAATTTTTCTTTACTCGAAAAAGGAATGCTTTTTAATAGCGTTCTACCGTTATTTGATTTCAATTTAAATTGAAATAATCCGCCCTTTTTTTTATCAATTTTAATCATATCCTTAAAGATAAATAATATTTGTTTAGAATTTTGGAGACTTCTAAACAAATATTAAGCATTACATAATGAGACTTATGAGGTTTTCGCTAACATTTTTAATTTCAGTAAAGAATTAAGAAATAAAGATTAGCGTAAGTATACATGTTAGTATATATAACAATTTAAAGCACTTTATTAGTCAAAAAGGCTTACGCATAAATGTAACCCATTTTTATTTCTAGATGTTTTTCTGCAGAATTCCAGTACGAGAATTAAAGACTCTGTTTATACGATATCTATATAACGCATCAATATTCTTTCCCTTAAAATTAAATACCTTTATAAGTGGCAAACCTTTCTCATTTTATTTGCCAAATAAATCCTTATTTCTGGAGATATCAATACAAATTAAAATGGATTATCAACTTTTATAGTTCATTGTTGAAAAAAATATCCGTTATCAACATTTTACATAGAAGACACCAATCGCTCCCTAAAGTACATAAGTATATTCTTATCCTGTTTTTTTAAATACAGATAGCTCAGAATTGTAATTGTTTAGCCATTTAGTATCGTTTAGGTAATTAAAATCTGTTTGATCAGAGCCAAATAATTAAATCATAAACAAAAAATTAATATGCTTTAGAATAAATATTTTAGTGCTTATTTTTCATTACTTGTTAAACTTACTTAAATAGCGAATCCATACCAGGAATATTGGGCATTCCTTCTTTTGCAACCGCTGCCAATTCAGCTTCATTGACACTTGTTGCCTTTTGTATGGCTTTATTTATAGTCATAATAAGATAATCTTCTAATTGATCTTTATCTTGAAGAATACTGTCATCTAATTCGATTTTCTTAATTTCTCTATTAGCGGTTATCGTAACTGAAATTAAATTATCATTAGACTTTTCTTCTAGTGTAACAGTATCCAATCTTTTTTTTGTCGCTTCAACTTTTTGTTGAGTTTCCTTAAGTTTCCCCATCATACCCATCATATCTCCGAACATAATTTTATATTTAGAATTAGATTGTAAAAATACTAAAAATAGGGGCATTTCAGTTTTTAGCCGCAATAAAACGGGGGTCAACGAATTAGCCTTATTTTTGTGTTCTTATTTTATAATGAAGTTTGTATGTCAGTAAAGCATCCGCCAAAGGCTAAAAAAATTCCAAAGGAATTAGTTATTCATGAAGATGTTCGTTTAGATAATTACTATTGGTTGAACGAAAAGGAAAACAAAGAGGTTATTTCTTATCTAGAAGCTGAGAATGAATATTATAATGCCTTAACTGCACATACTAAGGATTTTCAAGAAACTTTGTTTCAAGAAATGAAGGGGAGAATTAAAGAAGATGACTCTTCTGTACCTTATAGATTGAATGGCTACTGGTATAGTACAAGATATATCATAGGCGGAGAGTATCCTTTGTATTCTAGATTTGAACATAACTTAGATGCTGCAGAGGAAATCATGTTCAATGGTAATGATATGGCCAAAGGACATGATTATTTTAGTTTAGGCGGTATTGCTATAAGTCCTAATAATAGCTTAGCGGCTTTCGGTGTTGATACAGTTTCTAGAAGACAATATACCCTGCAAATTAAAAATTTAGAAACAGGAATTGTTTTAGATGATAAAATTGAGAATACAACTGGCGGTGGTGTTTGGGCCAATGATAACGAGACATTGTTTTACACTAGAAAAGACCCTGTTACACTTCGTTCAGATAAAATTTATAAGCATAAATTAGGAACACCAACTTCTGAAGATATTTTAGTTTTTCATGAGGAAGATGATACCTTTAGTACCTTTATTTATAGAACTAAATCAAAAAAATATTTAGTTATAGGTTCATTTAGCACATTAACTTCTGAGTTTCAAATTCTTTCTACCAATAATCCTGATGGTGAATTTAAAGTTTTCTCCCCTAGAGAAAGAGGCTTGGAGTACACTATATTTCATTACGAGGACAGTTTTTATATACTGACAAACAAAGACAAAGCAGAGAATTTTAAACTGATGCGTACCTCCGAAGAAAAATCTGGTTCCGAGCATTGGCAAGAGTTTATTCCTCATAGAAAGGAAGTGCTTTTAGAGGACATTGATATTTTTAAAGAATATTATGTGCTTTCGGAACGTGAGAATGGATTGAATAAAATTAGAATTGTTCGTTGGGATGGTACAGGGGAGTATTTTTTGCCGTTCGATAGTGAAACATATACAGCATATGTAGGTAGTAATCCGGATTTTGATACTGAAATTTTGCGGTATTCTTATAACTCAATGGCTACACCTAGTTCAGTTGTCGATTTTAACATGCGTACAAAAGAAAAGGATGTTAAGAAAGAACAAGAGGTATTGGGAGGTTTATTTCAAAAAGAGAATTATACAGAGCTTCGTTTATGGGCAAATGCTAGAGATGGTGCCAAAATACCTATGTCTGTCGTTTATAGAAAAGATACTGTTTTAAATGAAAATACTCCAATTTTGCAGTATGCTTATGGTTCATACGGTTCAACTATAGACCCTTATTTTTCAACGGTAAGATTAAGTTTGTTAGATCGCGGTTTCGTATATGTTATTGCACATATTAGAGGAGGGGAGTATTTAGGGCGCAGATGGTACGAGACTGGAAAACTATTGCAAAAAAGAAATACGTTTACAGATTTTATAGATTGTTCTAAATTTTTGGTTGAGAAGGAAATGACAAGTGCCAAGCATTTATATGCTATGGGCGGTTCTGCAGGAGGATTGCTAATGGGAGCAATTATAAACATGCAACCAGAATTATATAATGGAATCATAGCTGCTGTACCATTTGTTGATGTAGTTACAACAATGTTAGATGATTCTATTCCGTTAACTACAGGTGAGTATGACGAATGGGGAAATCCAAATGAAAAGCAATATTATGAGTATATGAAGTCTTATTCTCCTTACGACAATGTGACCGCACAGGCTTATCCAAATATGTTAGTTACTACAGGATTACATGATTCTCAAGTTCAGTATTTTGAACCGGCAAAATGGGTAGCAAAATTAAGAGAATTAAAAACAGATAAAAATCAACTAGTACTAAATACAAATATGGAAGCCGGCCATGGTGGTGCATCTGGTAGGTTTGAATCTTTGAGAGAAGTGGCTAAAGAATACGCCTTTCTTTTAGATTTAGAAGGAAAAATCTCATAGTGGAAAAAAAATAGTAGCTTTGCATCAGAAATTTAAACAAATTTCGATTTATAAATAACTTAACATTGATCCCCCTTATGAAAAATGAGATCAGGGCTTACAACAATATATTAGAACTAGTTGGCAATACACCGCTAGTTAAATTAAATAAAATAGCAGAAAACCTTACCGGTAATTATTACGCTAAGGTTGAAGCTTTTAATCCCGGACATTCTTCGAAAGATAGAATTGCTTTACATATTATTGAGCAGGCTGAAAAAGCAGGTATCCTTACCGAAGGCAGTACAATAATAGAAACAACCTCTGGTAACACTGGTTTTAGTATTGCTATGGCCAGTATTATTAAAGGCTACGATTGTATATTAGCAGTTAGTTCAAAATCATCTCCAGATAAAATTGATATGTTGCGCTCTATGGGCGCAAAAGTATATGTTTGTCCAGCTCACGTAAGTGCAGATGATCCTAGGTCTTATTACGAGGTTGCTAAAAGACTACATAAAGAAACAAAAGGCTCCATTTATATTAATCAGTATTTTAATAAACTGAATATGGATGCACACTATAAGTCTACTGGTCCTGAAATTTGGGAACAAACCGGCGGACAAATAACGCATTTAATTGCTTGTAGCGGTACGGGTGGAACAATTTCTGGTACGGCTCGTTTTCTAAAAGAACAGAACCCTAATATAAAAGTTATTGCGGTAGATGCTTTTGGTTCGGTACTTAAAAAATACCATGAAACAGGAAAATTAGACACAAATGAAATCTACCCATACAGAATAGAAGGTTTAGGTAAGAATTTGATACCTGGGGCTACTGATTTTAGTATTATAGATGAGTTTATTAAAGTAACCGATGCTGAAAGTGCGCATACAGCTAGGGAAATTTCTAGAACAGAAGGTATTTTTGTTGGGTATACGAGTGGAGCAGTAATGCAAGCTATTAAACAATTAGATGAACTAAATACATTTAATATGAATAGCAATGTTGTTGCAATATTTCCAGATCATGGTTCTCGCTATATGAGCAAAATATATAGTGATCAGTGGATGGAAGATCAGGGATTCTTAAACACAGAAACCGTAGAAGAGACACAAGAGGTTCAATATATAAAGTAATTTATACGATAAAAAAATTTAATTAAAAGTGGGTTTATAGCCCACTTTTTTGTGTTGTAAATAATTTATGAATTTTTATCAAAATTATTTACTTTTGCAGACAGATCCAAATTAAACAATGAAAGACTTATTTGATAGAATTTTAGCGAATAAAGGCCCTTTAGGTAAATGGGCTTCACAAGCAGAGGGGTACTTTGTGTTCCCTAAATTGGAAGGTCCTATTTCTAATAGAATGAAATTTCAAGGGAAAGATGTTATCACCTGGAGTATCAATGACTATTTAGGCTTAGCAAATCTTCCTGAAATTAAAAAGGTGGATGGTGATGCAGCTGCTGAATATGGAGCGGCATACCCTATGGGAGCTAGAATGATGAGTGGGCATACTGATTTTCATGAACAGTTAGAGAAAGAATGTGCGGCTTTTGTTGAAAAAGAAGCAGCTTATTTGTTGAATTTTGGATATCAAGGTTTTATGTCTGTTATAGATGCCCTTGTTACTAAAGATGATATTATCGTTTATGATGTAGATTGTCACGCTTGTATTATTGATGGTGTACGTTTACATATGGGCAAACGTTTTACGTTTGTACATAATAATCCTGAGAGTCTTGAAAAGAACTTAGAGCGTGCTACTAAAATGGCAGAACAGACAGGCGGAGGTATATTAGTTATCTCTGAAGGTGTTTTTGGAATGAGGGGTGAGCAAGGTATATTAAAGGAAATTGTTGCGCTAAAAGAAAAATTCAACTTCCGTTTATTAGTGGATGATGCTCACGGATTTGGAACTTTAGGAAAAACAGGAGCTGGCGCTGGGCAAGAGCAAGGTGTTCAGGACGGGATTGATGTTTACTTAGCTACTTTTGCTAAATCAATGGCTAGTATTGGTGCATTCGTTGCTGCTGAACAAGGTATTATCGATTATTTAAAATATAACTTACGTTCACAAATGTTCGCTAAATCATTACCAATGGTATATGTAAAGGGAGCATTAAAACGTTTAGATATGTTACGTACGCAACCAGAGCTTAAAGCTAAACTTTGGGAGAATGTAAACGCGTTACAAAACGGATTAAAAGAAAAAGGTTTTGATATTGGAACAACTACTAGTTGTGTAACTCCAGTTTATCTTAATGGTAGCATCCCAGAGGCAATGGCATTAGTAAAAGATTTACGTGAAAATCACGGTATATTCTGTTCTATTGTTGTATATCCTGTAATACCTAAGGGGCTTATCCTTCTACGTTTAATACCAACTGCTACACACACGTTGCAAGATGTCGAGGAAACATTGGCGGCATTCTCAGCTATTAGAGAGCGCTTGCAGAATGGTACTTATAAAAGATTATCAGCTGCAGTTGCAGCCGCAATGGGAGAATAATCTCTTATTTAATACTATTAAAAAAAGCCCGAAATCATAATTGACTTTGGGCTTTATAGTTTTGCTAATATTTAAAGCGATTTTCTATACGTTCTTCTTCGCTTATAAACAACGGGGTCAAAATGCTTCCACATTTGTTTAATGGCTAAGTTCTCTTCTAATTCTGGAGTTCTATAACACATATCTATTCCTTTTTCATTGAACGTTTTATAATATTCATTGAAAATTACAGCGGTAACACCCTTGTTTTGATAATCTGGGTGTATGCCTATTAAATAGAAAATAACATCTTTACTATTTTTCTTAGCATTTAACAGATGGAATAAACCGAATGGAAACAGCTTTCCTTTTGCTTTTTGTAAAGCTTCGGAGAATGATGGCATCACTATGGCAAAAGCGATTAGTTTATCTTCCTTGTCCTTTATGAACTTAATGTACTCAGGGTTGATGAAGCTAATATATTTTTTCTTGAAATAAGCTTTCTGTATTTCTGTGATAGGTACAAAAGATGATAGGCTAGCATACGTTTCATTAAAAAGGTCAAACATTTCATCCGCCAAAGGCATAACTTCTTTTGTCTTTGTGAAGTTTACCTCTTTTAAACCGTAACGTCTTTTTACTAGATCATTCAATTTTGTAAAAAGAGCAGGATCTGCATTTTTGGCAGGAAATTTATTTT
The genomic region above belongs to Maribacter hydrothermalis and contains:
- a CDS encoding PLP-dependent cysteine synthase family protein, producing MKNEIRAYNNILELVGNTPLVKLNKIAENLTGNYYAKVEAFNPGHSSKDRIALHIIEQAEKAGILTEGSTIIETTSGNTGFSIAMASIIKGYDCILAVSSKSSPDKIDMLRSMGAKVYVCPAHVSADDPRSYYEVAKRLHKETKGSIYINQYFNKLNMDAHYKSTGPEIWEQTGGQITHLIACSGTGGTISGTARFLKEQNPNIKVIAVDAFGSVLKKYHETGKLDTNEIYPYRIEGLGKNLIPGATDFSIIDEFIKVTDAESAHTAREISRTEGIFVGYTSGAVMQAIKQLDELNTFNMNSNVVAIFPDHGSRYMSKIYSDQWMEDQGFLNTETVEETQEVQYIK
- a CDS encoding aminotransferase class I/II-fold pyridoxal phosphate-dependent enzyme; the protein is MKDLFDRILANKGPLGKWASQAEGYFVFPKLEGPISNRMKFQGKDVITWSINDYLGLANLPEIKKVDGDAAAEYGAAYPMGARMMSGHTDFHEQLEKECAAFVEKEAAYLLNFGYQGFMSVIDALVTKDDIIVYDVDCHACIIDGVRLHMGKRFTFVHNNPESLEKNLERATKMAEQTGGGILVISEGVFGMRGEQGILKEIVALKEKFNFRLLVDDAHGFGTLGKTGAGAGQEQGVQDGIDVYLATFAKSMASIGAFVAAEQGIIDYLKYNLRSQMFAKSLPMVYVKGALKRLDMLRTQPELKAKLWENVNALQNGLKEKGFDIGTTTSCVTPVYLNGSIPEAMALVKDLRENHGIFCSIVVYPVIPKGLILLRLIPTATHTLQDVEETLAAFSAIRERLQNGTYKRLSAAVAAAMGE
- a CDS encoding GTP cyclohydrolase; translation: MITLHEAKTKQDLKRFVTFPFSLYKNNKYWVPPIINDELESFDKDKNPVFKDAEAWFFLAMDGEKIVGRVAAVINHLEINEQHVKKMRFGWFDFIDDPAVSKALLEKVAEIGNENNLEYMEGPVGFSNLDKVGVLVEGFDHIGTMITWYNHPYYKNHYENLGFVKEKEYMENKFPAKNADPALFTKLNDLVKRRYGLKEVNFTKTKEVMPLADEMFDLFNETYASLSSFVPITEIQKAYFKKKYISFINPEYIKFIKDKEDKLIAFAIVMPSFSEALQKAKGKLFPFGLFHLLNAKKNSKDVIFYLIGIHPDYQNKGVTAVIFNEYYKTFNEKGIDMCYRTPELEENLAIKQMWKHFDPVVYKRRRTYRKSL